One window of Dysidea avara chromosome 11, odDysAvar1.4, whole genome shotgun sequence genomic DNA carries:
- the LOC136239038 gene encoding uncharacterized protein, with protein sequence MANFKQICLLLIIAAAAAIDAKEILYTPQRLATHGNMAPVCYINSNGDAVECYNSGSSAKPYLRLFHVYLGTYQQNVLADIFIGVYPKYGDTQDSDFWALLSDTSVGIGFNVVDCKNYNRNEPCIHARGTPGSTLTNRKVWHYGPSIDDDNRYPQTYNFLISSSQQTGICFTATEDEGSYTNAGFYNASLAVGKQLYLDIYADNTGERYNFRYITLDINFEP encoded by the exons ATGGCCAACTTCAAGCAGATATGCCTGTTACTGATTATAGCGGCTGCAGCTGCAATTGACGCAAAG GAAATACTGTATACACCTCAGAGGTTGGCTACTCATGGCAATATGGCACCTGTCTGTTACATTAATTCAAACGGTGATGCAGTAGAGTGTTACAACAGCGGAAGTTCTGCCAAACCATACCTACGACTATTCCATGTGTACCTTGGGACCTATCAACAGAATGTGCTTGCAGATATCTTCATTGGTGTTTACCCAAAGTATGGAGACACACAAGATAGCGACTTTTGGGCACTTCTCTCTGATACATCTGTAGGCATTGGCTTCAATGTTGTGGACTGCAAAAACTACAACCGTAATGAACCATGTATCCATGCCCGAGGAACACCAGGTTCTACACTTACCAACCGAAAAGTGTGGCATTATGGGCCATCAATTGATGATGATAATCGATATCCCCAGACGTATAATTTCCTGATCAGTAGTAGTCAACAAACAGGAATCTGCTTTACTGCCACAGAAGATGAAGGAAGCTACACCAATGCAGGGTTTTATAATGCCAGTTTAGCTGTGGGCAAGCAACTTTATCTGGATATCTATGCTGACAATACTGGAGAAAGATACAACTTTAGGTATATTACTCTGGATATTAACTTTGAACCTTAA